From one Acidobacteriota bacterium genomic stretch:
- a CDS encoding class I SAM-dependent methyltransferase: protein MSLRTPTSLHKKSKASTAELTAAVRAIHHRNRVRLFEDPFARLLCGWFWRLVVRIPPLSWILIKGVLRAIEPVSLCVLVRARHAERALEAAVEKGIDQYVIIGAGMDSFAFRRPDLMRRIDVFEIDHPLTQNQKLARIRRAGWTIPPRLHFVSADLTKISAVEALESSGFQRSRPTFLTLMGVAYYLSAEDLGETAESIARNLPEGTLLLLDYLLDETSSSSEHRVMKEKLKAFVAKRSEPMIAEYSLASMKALMAARGFDTLENLTLPELEQRYRSPQGAWHLEIPSIFAVGTFRVAAREPRKA, encoded by the coding sequence ATGAGCCTTCGCACGCCCACATCTCTACACAAAAAGAGCAAAGCCTCGACCGCCGAGCTCACCGCCGCTGTGCGGGCCATCCACCACAGGAATCGGGTGCGGCTGTTCGAGGACCCCTTTGCCAGGTTACTCTGTGGATGGTTCTGGCGACTGGTGGTCCGGATTCCTCCGCTGTCGTGGATTCTCATCAAGGGCGTGTTGAGAGCCATAGAACCCGTGTCCTTGTGCGTGCTGGTGCGGGCGCGACATGCCGAAAGAGCTTTGGAAGCCGCCGTAGAGAAGGGTATCGACCAATATGTGATCATTGGAGCCGGGATGGATTCCTTTGCCTTCCGGCGGCCCGACTTGATGCGTCGCATCGATGTCTTCGAGATCGACCATCCCCTCACCCAGAACCAGAAGTTGGCCCGTATCCGCCGGGCAGGATGGACCATTCCCCCTCGCCTGCATTTTGTTTCCGCCGACCTCACCAAAATTTCCGCTGTCGAGGCCTTGGAAAGCTCAGGCTTCCAACGGTCCCGGCCCACCTTTCTGACCCTGATGGGAGTTGCCTACTACCTCAGTGCCGAGGATCTGGGTGAGACGGCGGAATCCATTGCCCGAAACCTGCCTGAAGGTACCCTCCTGCTGCTCGACTACCTGCTGGACGAGACCTCCTCGAGCTCCGAACACCGGGTCATGAAAGAGAAATTGAAAGCTTTCGTAGCCAAGCGGAGTGAGCCCATGATCGCCGAATACTCCCTGGCGTCGATGAAAGCGCTGATGGCTGCTCGTGGCTTCGATACGCTAGAGAACCTCACTCTTCCCGAACTGGAACAGCGCTACCGATCCCCTCAGGGTGCATGGCACCTGGAAATCCCCAGCATCTTCGCGGTCGGCACCTTCCGGGTTGCCGCTCGGGAGCCCAGGAAGGCTTGA